The following proteins are encoded in a genomic region of Primulina huaijiensis isolate GDHJ02 chromosome 3, ASM1229523v2, whole genome shotgun sequence:
- the LOC140972073 gene encoding uncharacterized protein, which translates to MESSSGPPSLIVLEVNSMCCRAYEKKLKEELWKLDGVCSVSVDLENDRVSVKGRLVDSNLLVKTIEKTGKYAEIIHFRRSSKSNAYEKSKPYRNETGKCSHDTGNRAPQNKNPCNNGHRFEKDEEEHKCEPYVPQEIDGRICRDFWCKQHKQRAIFHDKVPASAITGMFGHPFHNSGAPFHFSNNPWEHYGRHPGYNRRPPPPHGFGSGGYMPRFYDYGF; encoded by the exons ATGGAAAGCTCCAGTGGACCTCCGAGT CTTATTGTTCTGGAAGTGAACAGCATGTGTTGCAGAGCATATGAGAAGAAACTGAAGGAAGAGTTGTGGAAACTTGATG GGGTTTGTTCAGTCTCCGTAGATCTAGAAAACGATCGTGTTTCGGTGAAAGGCAGATTAGTTGATTCAAATTTATTAGTGAAAACAATTGAAAAAACAGGGAAATATGCAGAAATCATTCATTTCAGGCGGAGCAGCAAATCAAATGCTTACGAAAAATCCAAGCCCTACCGAAACGAGACTGGCAAATGCTCGCACGACACCGGAAATCGTGCTCCACAGAACAAAAATCCTTGCAACAACGGCCACAGATTCGAAAAAGACGAAGAAGAGCATAAATGCGAACCCTACGTGCCTCAAGAGATCGACGGGCGGATTTGCAGAGATTTCTGGTGCAAACAGCATAAACAGAGAGCGATTTTTCACGATAAAGTGCCTGCTAGTGCGATTACAGGAATGTTCGGGCATCCGTTTCACAATTCGGGTGCGCCGTTTCATTTCTCCAATAATCCGTGGGAGCATTATGGCCGCCACCCCGGATACAACCGGAGGCCGCCGCCGCCGCACGGCTTCGGTTCAGGTGGGTATATGCCTAGGTTTTATGATTATGGGTTTTAA
- the LOC140973021 gene encoding probable LRR receptor-like serine/threonine-protein kinase At1g06840, with protein MANLGMSQLTSAKIGLSVALCLSLFLIADSQLTDPKEVNALRSIKNSLVDHGKLDGWKRGDPCTSNWSGINCYDTPLEDGYFHVKELFLLNLNLSGSLAPELGLLSNLTILDFMWNNLTGFIPKEIGNISTLQLLLLNGNQLTGSLPHELGNLSNLDRIQIDQNQISGEIPLSFANLSKARHFHMNNNLLSGQIPPDLYRLPILIHLLLDNNNLSGYLPPQLSETPRLKIIQLDNNNFEGSTIPATYGNMSRLLKLSLRNCSLQGPIPDWSNLPDIAYIDLSWNQLNGSIPPGALSENITTIDLSNNKLNGTIPASFSRLPLLQKLSLANNSLSGSVPSTIWQNRILNETERLLLDFAFNEFSNISGNLFVPQNVSIGLQGNPACSSSNLSQFCVGRYVDFSNTSGFGSVKICDPQSCPPPYEYAPVSLTNSCFCAAPLYVGYRLKSPGFSDFLPYAKAFEVYLSSGLGLDIYQLDIDSLAWQKGPRLRMYLKIFPLYINNSARLFNRTEILRIRGLFGGWMIPDNEVFGPFELLNFTLSDLYPDDFPRSSSGISKGALVGIIFGTIAGTITLTALVALLLVRRYLKRMHTSSKRRLLARISKKIDGVKDFTYAEMALATNNFNSSSQVGEGGYGKVYRGVLADETVVAIKRAQEGSLQGEKEFLTEIDLLSRLHHRNLVSLVGYCDEEGEQMLVYEFMSSGTLRDHLSGKSKVPLNFATRVRIALASARGILYLHAEANPPIFHRDIKSSNILLDSKLIAKVADFGLSRLAPLPELEGAMPEHVSTVVKGTPGYLDPEYFLTQKLTDKSDVYSLGVVFFELLTGMHPIFHGKNIVREVNVAYSSGVIFSVIDERMGSYPSECVEKFVNLALNCCRDDPDARPSMAKVVRELENIWYMMPESDTKITESIVTDPGKFETPASSASSSKVPFFSQDVSGNELVSGVFPTVIPR; from the exons ATGGCGAATCTTGGGATGTCCCAGTTGACTTCTGCAAAGATTGGATTGAGTGTAGCTTTGTGTTTGTCTTTGTTTCTTATTGCTGACAGCCAATTAACGGATCCAAAAGAAG TGAATGCATTGCGATCCATCAAGAATAGTTTGGTTGATCATGGAAAACTCGATGGCTGGAAGCGCGGGGATCCATGTACTTCTAATTGGAGTGGGATCAACTGCTATGATACGCCATTGGAGGATGGTTATTTTCATGTTAAAGAACT GTTCTTATTAAATTTGAATCTATCGGGAAGTTTAGCACCAGAACTTGGACTTTTATCTAATTTGACGATACT AGATTTTATGTGGAACAACTTAACTGGTTTCATACCAAAGGAGATAGGCAACATATCAACATTACAACTTTT GCTTCTGAATGGCAATCAACTAACAGGTTCCCTACCACATGAGCTTGGTAACCTTTCAAACTTGGATAGGATACAAATTGATCAAAATCAGATTTCAGGAGAGATACCACTTTCATTTGCTAACTTGAGCAAAGCAAGACACTT CCATATGAATAATAATTTACTCAGCGGACAAATTCCCCCAGATTTGTATCGACTTCCGATTCTTATTCACTT GTTGCTCGATAATAACAATTTATCAGGATATCTTCCGCCTCAATTGTCTGAAACACCACGTCTGAAAATCAT CCAGCTCGATAATAACAACTTTGAAGGAAGTACGATACCTGCTACATACGGCAACATGTCTCGTCTGTTGAAGTT GAGTCTAAGGAACTGCAGTTTGCAAGGACCTATTCCTGATTGGAGCAATTTGCCTGATATTGCTTACAT AGATTTGAGCTGGAACCAGCTTAATGGTTCTATACCACCAGGTGCTCTATCTGAAAATATCACAACCAT TGATCTCTCGAACAATAAGCTGAATGGAACCATTCCTGCCAGCTTTTCAAGGCTTCCTCTTCTACAGAAATT GTCACTTGCAAATAATTCCCTGAGTGGTTCTGTTCCATCAACCATCTGGCAAAATCGAATTTTAAACGAGACTGAGAGACTTCTTCT GGATTTTGCGTTCAAcgagttttcaaatatttcggGCAATCTTTTCGTCCCTCAAAATGTTTCCATCGG GCTTCAAGGAAATCCCGCATGCTCAAGTAGCAACCTGAGTCAATTTTGTGTGGGTCGTTATGTAGATTTCAGCAATACCTCGGGCTTTGGAAGTGTCAAAATTTGTGATCCTCAATCATGCCCACCTCCATATGAGTATGCGCCAGTATCTCTTACCAACAGTTGCTTTTGTGCTGCTCCACTATATGTTGGATATCGATTGAAGAGTCCTGGGTTCTCAGATTTTCTTCCATATGCCAAAGCATTTGAGGTCTACCTAAGTTCAGGGCTTGGGTTGGATATCTATCAGCTTGATATCGATTCCCTTGCATGGCAAAAGGGTCCTCGTCTCAGAATGTACCTAAAGATTTTTCCGTTGTATATCAACAACAGTGCTCGGTTATTTAACAGGACCGAAATCCTACGTATTCGTGGATTGTTTGGTGGATGGATGATTCCTGATAATGAAGTGTTTGGACCTTTTGAGCTTCTCAATTTCACTCTTTCTGATCTTTATCCAGATG ATTTTCCCAGATCATCATCCGGCATAAGCAAGGGTGCATTAGTAGGCATTATATTTGGGACAATAGCTGGTACAATTACTCTAACAGCGCTTGTGGCACTCCTTCTCGTAAGGCGGTACTTAAAGAGAATGCACACATCTTCAAAGAGACGCTTAC TTGCTAGGATCTCCAAAAAAATTGATGGCGTGAAAGATTTCACTTACGCAGAAATGGCATTGGcaacaaataattttaatagCTCGAGCCAGGTTGGAGAGGGAGGTTATGGAAAAGTTTATAGAGGTGTTCTTGCTGATGAAACAGTAGTGGCAATAAAGCGTGCTCAGGAGGGATCGCTACAGGGTGAAAAGGAGTTTCTGACAGAAATAGACCTATTGTCCAGGTTGCATCATAGAAACCTGGTATCTTTGGTCGGATATTGTGATGAAGAAGGTGAACAG ATGTTGGTTTATGAGTTCATGAGTAGTGGCACCTTGAGGGACCACCTATCTG GTAAGTCTAAAGTGCCCCTGAATTTTGCTACGAGAGTAAGAATTGCGTTAGCTTCGGCCAGAGGCATCCTTTACCTTCATGCAGAAGCCAACCCTCCAATATTTCATCGGGATATCAAGTCGAGCAACATATTATTAGACTCTAAGCTTATTGCCAAGGTTGCTGATTTTGGATTATCTCGACTAGCTCCATTACCGGAGCTTGAAGGAGCCATGCCTGAACATGTTTCTACAGTAGTTAAAGGGACACCA GGATACCTTGATCCAGAATATTTTCTTACTCAAAAATTGACTGACAAAAGTGATGTTTATAGCCTCGGGGTCGTCTTTTTTGAGCTCTTAACTGGGATGCATCCAATATTTCATGGCAAAAACATCGTCAGGGAG GTCAACGTCGCATATAGTTCAGGCGTGATATTCTCTGTCATTGATGAACGGATGGGATCTTATCCTTCCGAGTGCGTGGAGAAGTTCGTGAATCTGGCTCTAAATTGTTGCCGAGATGACCCTGATGCCCGACCGTCCATGGCCAAAGTTGTCAGAGAACTTGAGAACATATGGTATATGATGCCCGAATCCGACACCAAGATAACAGAATCCATAGTCACTGATCCTGGAAAGTTTGAAACTCCGGCTTCTTCAGCTTCTTCCTCGAAAGTTCCTTTCTTCTCACAAGATGTCTCAGGTAACGAGCTTGTCAGCGGCGTCTTCCCCACCGTTATACCGAGGTGA
- the LOC140973022 gene encoding large ribosomal subunit protein uL16-like: MGRRPARCYRQIKNKPYPKSRYCRGVPDPKIRIYDVGMKKKGVDEFPYCVHLVSWEKENVSSEALEAARIACNKYMTKFAGKDAFHLRVRVHPFHVLRINKMLSCAGADRLQTGMRGAFGKPQGVCALVAIGQVLLSVRCKNGNSHHAQEALRRAKFKFPGRQKIIVSRKWGFTKFSRTDYIKWKSENKILPDGVNAKLLGCHGRLANRKPGRAFLSEDLIE, encoded by the exons ATGGGACGAA GGCCTGCAAGGTGCTACCGCCAAATCAAGAACAAGCCATATCCAAAATCACGGTACTGCCGTGGTGTACCAGATCCCAAGATCAGGATCTATGATGTGGGCATGAAGAAAAAGGGAGTGGATGAATTCCCATACTGTGTGCACTTGGTTAGCTGGGAGAAGGAGAACGTGTCAAGTGAGGCACTTGAGGCTGCTCGCATTGCATGCAACAAGTACATGACCAAGTTTGCAGGAAAAGATGCTTTCCATTTGAGAGTCAGGGTGCATCCATTCCATGTGTTGCGCATCAACAAAATGTTATCGTGTGCTGGAGCTGATAGGCTTCAAACTGGCATGAGGGGTGCTTTTGGAAAGCCTCAGGGTGTATGTGCTCTTGTGGCTATTGGTCAAGTCCTTTTATCTGTCCGTTGCAAAAACGGTAACAGCCACCATGCTCAGGAGGCATTGCGTCGTGCTAAGTTCAAGTTTCCTGGCCGTCAAAAGATTATTGTCAGCAGGAAGTG GGGGTTCACTAAATTCAGCCGCACTGATTATATCAAGTGGAAATCGGAGAATAAGATTTTACCTGATGGTGTCAATGCAAAA CTTCTGGGATGTCATGGGCGATTGGCAAACCGTAAACCAGGAAGAGCTTTCTTGTCTGAGGATTTAATTGAGTGA